ATGGCTGAATTTATTCTGTTTCATGTATAACAAGATGAGAAGCGGAATCATGTTTAATCGACTCTTGAACCTAGTGGAGGTGAGTTCCTAAGTTAACAGCGCCTAAATAGATTGGAGAAACTTTTTATTCACTATCTGCAAGGCGTCTCCAGCGAGCAGCAGGGGAAGGTCGGTTTATGGGTCACAGAAAGCACAGCGCTCCGAGGAGAGGTTCTCTAGCCTTCGCACCCAGAAGCAGGGCGAAGAGTCTGTTGCCCAGGGTCAGGACCTGGGCCAAGCCTGCAACCAAGGGTGAACCCTCGCTCGCTGGATTCATAGCCTTTAAGGCCGGTATGCTTCATCTGGTTACTGTTGACGACAGGGAGAAGACCCCAAATTTTGGCAAGCCTCTGTTCATACCTGCAACAGTTCTTTCAGTCCCGGCTGTAAGAGTGTATGGTGTCAGGGCATATTCCTCTGCTGACGGAGAGAGTTTTGCGCTGAAGGATGTTTACGACCCGTCGTTTGAGCTCTTCAGCAAGAGTAAAAAGAAGAAGCAGGATGTGAATGCAGATTTAACCAAGCTGAAGGAGCTTGCTTCTGATATTACGGAGATTAGAGTATTAGCAGCAGTATATCCGAAGGAAGTCGGGCTCTCCCAGAAGAAGCCGATTCTTTACGAGATACCTGTTCTGGGGGCAGATATGGTTAAGAATATAGATTATGCTGCCCAGCTTCTTGGAAAAAATGTTCAACCGCACAAGAGTTTGAGTGCAGGAACTTTTGTTGATGTTGCTGCTGTCACCAAGGGTAAAGGGTTTGAAGGACCAGTTACAAGGTTTGGAGTGAAGAGAAAGCAGCACAAGTCCAGGAAGAGCGTGAGGGCTGTTGGCGTTCTGAGCCCTTGGCACCCTCACGACGTAATGTACACAGTTCCAAGGGCAGGCCAGATGGGCTTTCATCAGAGGGTAGAGTACAATCATAAGGTGATGATTGCAGGCTCTGAGGAAAGCAATCCGATTACTCCTGCAGGAGGGTTCATGCACTTTGGCAGACTTAAGGGTGATTACATAGTAGTCAATGGTTCTGTTCCTGGAACTGCAAAGAGGCCCGTCGTGGTTAGGCTTCCCGTCAGACCGAAAGGAAAACAGGTAAAGCCTCCTCAGGTGATATTTACGAGCACAAAAGCGGTGGCTAGCCAATGAGTCTTATAGTGTATGATGTGGAGGGTAACAAATCTTCAGAAGTGAAGGTTCAAGACTATTTCAACTATCCAGTCAGCATGAGGCTGATAAACAAGGCCTTCTGGCTGGTCTGGTCTCATTCTCTTCAGAGAAAGGGGAGAGACCCGTATGCAGGAGAGAGGACGAGCGCACAATCTTGGAACACAGGGAGGGGTGTTTCAAGGGTAGCCAGGGTGAAGGGAGAGAGAAGCCCCAGAGCTGGTCAGGCCGCAGGGGTTGCTGGAGTGGTTAAAGGGAGGCTGGCAAAGCAGCCCTCATCTGAAAAGGTTGTCTACCTTCATATAAACAAGAAGGAAAGACATGCAGCATTTCTATCCGCTCTTTCAGCAGCCTTCTCCAAGAATTATGTGGTAGCCAGGGGGCATAAGATTGCGGATGAGACTCAGGTCCCTCTTGTAGTTGAGGATTCGCTTCAGGAGCTGAACAAAGCTGCCAAGCTCAGGCAATTTTTCGAGAAGATTGGAGTTTTAGACGATATCAGAAGGGCCGCAAGGAGGAAGAAGAGGTCAGGTAAGGCCGAGTGGAGAGGCAGGGCAAGGAAAGAAGGAAGGGGCCCCCTGCTTGTGATCTCGGAGGACAAAGGAATCTCAAGGGCGGCTGCTGCCTTTCCTGGGGTTGAAGTTGTGAGGGCGAAAGACCTGAGCATACTTCACTTGGCTCCTGGAGCAGTCCCTGGAAGGCTCTGCATATTCACTTTATCTGCACTCGAAGACCTTAAGAGGAGGGTTTCACAGGATGAATCTTGACGAAGCATACAGGATAATAAAAATCCCCTATGTGACTGAAAAGACCTTCTCGATGATAGAGAAGCAGAACAAACTTGTCTTCCTGGTGGATGACAGGGCAACGAAGAGAGCGATCAAGGAAGCTATAGAGAAGATATACGAGGTCAGAGTTATCAAGGTTAACGTGCTGAGAACTGCTACAGGCAAGAAAGCATATGTAACCTTCTCCCCAGACCATCCTGCATCAGAGCTTGCTTCGAAGCTAGGTGTGCTTTAGCGAGGTTGACCTGGTTTGGGTAAGAGAATCTTAGTAAGAAGAAGAGGAAAGGCGGGTCTGCAGTGGCTTGCTCCTAAGAGGGGTAAGATCTCCCCTGTCTCATACCCGAGCATAGACAGCTCTCTGACTATGGGAGCTACAGTGGCAGCTATTCTGCATGAGAGAGGCAGGGCTGCACCTCTTGCCAAGTTGCAGCTTGACAATGGCACTACATGCTGGATACCTGCAGTGAGCGGTCTGGAGCAGGGGCAGAGAATAACCATAGGGCCTATGGCACCTCCGTCAACAGGCAATATACTGCCGCTATCCAGGATTCCAGAAGGTACATCGGTCTGCAACATTGAAGCTCACTACGGTGACGGCGGCAAATATGTCAGGGTTGCAGGTTCTTCAGCGATAGTCTTCTCTCAGAGCGGAGCAAAGACTGTGGTCAAGTTCCCTTCAGGCAGAAGTCTGTTCATAGACTCTTCTGCAAGGGCGACTGTCGGTATAGTGGCAGGAGGGGGAAGAGTTGAAAAACCATTCTTGAAGGCTGGAAACAGGCTCAAGTACATGAGAGCAAGGGGAAAGGCATACCCGAAAGTAAGGGGAGTGGCAATGGCAGTTGTTCACCATCCTTTCGGAGGGGGAAGGCACCAGCATCCTGGCAAGTCCACTTCAACGGCAAGGATGACTCCGCCAGGCAGAAAGGTTGGCCACATAGCCCCAAAGAGGACCGGAAGGGGAAGGGCTGCAAGGCAGCAGCAACAACAGCAACAACAACAAGCCAAGTAACCGTTTTATACATGATATGAGAAAGGTAATAATGCATGCCTCGGGAATTCAGATATAGAGGTTACAGCATAGAGCAGCTTCAGGAGATGCCGCTAGAGCAGGTTCTAAACCTGATGCCGAGCAGGCAGAGGAGGACTCTGAACAGGGAACTCAGTCACGAAAAGAAAAAGCTGATCGAGAAGGTGAGGGCAGGAAACGGTGAAAAGATAAGGACACATGCAAGGGATATGGTGATACTTCCTTTCATGGTCGGGCTTACTATAAACGTTTACAACGGAAAGGAGTTTGTACCCATAGAGATAAAGCCTGAGATGGTAGGGCATTACCTTGGCGAGTACTCTAACCCTATAAAGAAAGTAGTCCATGGAACTCCTGGTATAGGTGCAAGCAGAAGTTCGCTTTATGTTCCTCTCAAATGACATTTCCCTTTTTTGGCGTTTAGACGACGTTGCAGTGCTGGCTTCTT
This sequence is a window from Conexivisphaerales archaeon. Protein-coding genes within it:
- a CDS encoding 50S ribosomal protein L3; its protein translation is MGHRKHSAPRRGSLAFAPRSRAKSLLPRVRTWAKPATKGEPSLAGFIAFKAGMLHLVTVDDREKTPNFGKPLFIPATVLSVPAVRVYGVRAYSSADGESFALKDVYDPSFELFSKSKKKKQDVNADLTKLKELASDITEIRVLAAVYPKEVGLSQKKPILYEIPVLGADMVKNIDYAAQLLGKNVQPHKSLSAGTFVDVAAVTKGKGFEGPVTRFGVKRKQHKSRKSVRAVGVLSPWHPHDVMYTVPRAGQMGFHQRVEYNHKVMIAGSEESNPITPAGGFMHFGRLKGDYIVVNGSVPGTAKRPVVVRLPVRPKGKQVKPPQVIFTSTKAVASQ
- the rplD gene encoding 50S ribosomal protein L4 encodes the protein MSLIVYDVEGNKSSEVKVQDYFNYPVSMRLINKAFWLVWSHSLQRKGRDPYAGERTSAQSWNTGRGVSRVARVKGERSPRAGQAAGVAGVVKGRLAKQPSSEKVVYLHINKKERHAAFLSALSAAFSKNYVVARGHKIADETQVPLVVEDSLQELNKAAKLRQFFEKIGVLDDIRRAARRKKRSGKAEWRGRARKEGRGPLLVISEDKGISRAAAAFPGVEVVRAKDLSILHLAPGAVPGRLCIFTLSALEDLKRRVSQDES
- a CDS encoding 50S ribosomal protein L23; its protein translation is MNLDEAYRIIKIPYVTEKTFSMIEKQNKLVFLVDDRATKRAIKEAIEKIYEVRVIKVNVLRTATGKKAYVTFSPDHPASELASKLGVL
- a CDS encoding 50S ribosomal protein L2, with protein sequence MGKRILVRRRGKAGLQWLAPKRGKISPVSYPSIDSSLTMGATVAAILHERGRAAPLAKLQLDNGTTCWIPAVSGLEQGQRITIGPMAPPSTGNILPLSRIPEGTSVCNIEAHYGDGGKYVRVAGSSAIVFSQSGAKTVVKFPSGRSLFIDSSARATVGIVAGGGRVEKPFLKAGNRLKYMRARGKAYPKVRGVAMAVVHHPFGGGRHQHPGKSTSTARMTPPGRKVGHIAPKRTGRGRAARQQQQQQQQQAK
- a CDS encoding 30S ribosomal protein S19; amino-acid sequence: MPREFRYRGYSIEQLQEMPLEQVLNLMPSRQRRTLNRELSHEKKKLIEKVRAGNGEKIRTHARDMVILPFMVGLTINVYNGKEFVPIEIKPEMVGHYLGEYSNPIKKVVHGTPGIGASRSSLYVPLK